From Microcystis aeruginosa NIES-2549, a single genomic window includes:
- a CDS encoding cupin domain-containing protein — protein MTAQSLWKPQKVHVNLLSRVSVLPTSLTWFQTNFTGIWFGCFESDHEIQDHPVTMLTRFYPGGFFPLHGHPGGEEILVLEGNFADETGVHPPGTYMLNPEGFIHRPYSEEGCLTFVKLRQHGGKTRQQVRTNIFNGSWQAGIVPEIKVQHLYEQADFSEKVWIERWLPNTQLVNVVETEIKEIFVIEGTWRDELGSYPVGSWLRYPPNCPYSPSSTTGCLIYVKTYPVTDTTARFVVGDDFQHPQAI, from the coding sequence ATGACTGCTCAATCTCTGTGGAAACCCCAAAAAGTTCACGTAAACTTACTAAGCCGCGTATCTGTGCTTCCCACATCATTAACTTGGTTTCAGACAAACTTTACTGGAATTTGGTTTGGCTGTTTCGAGTCTGACCATGAAATCCAGGATCATCCAGTAACAATGCTGACTCGATTCTATCCGGGTGGTTTTTTTCCGCTGCACGGACATCCCGGTGGTGAAGAGATTTTGGTGCTTGAAGGCAATTTTGCAGATGAAACAGGGGTGCATCCACCGGGTACTTATATGCTTAACCCCGAAGGCTTTATCCATCGCCCCTATAGTGAGGAAGGATGCCTGACTTTTGTTAAATTGCGGCAACATGGTGGTAAAACTCGCCAACAAGTGAGAACCAACATTTTTAACGGCTCCTGGCAAGCAGGTATAGTGCCTGAAATTAAGGTTCAACACCTCTATGAGCAAGCAGATTTCTCAGAAAAAGTCTGGATTGAGCGTTGGCTGCCCAACACTCAGTTGGTGAATGTTGTCGAAACTGAGATTAAAGAAATCTTTGTCATTGAAGGTACCTGGAGAGATGAATTGGGTAGTTATCCAGTAGGCAGTTGGCTAAGATACCCCCCCAATTGCCCCTACAGTCCTTCCTCAACAACAGGTTGTCTCATTTACGTTAAAACCTATCCTGTTACTGATACAACCGCAAGATTTGTGGTCGGTGATGATTTCCAACATCCTCAAGCAATCTGA
- a CDS encoding type II toxin-antitoxin system RelE/ParE family toxin — translation MADRVNYRLVWSPKAIEDVDAIASYISRDSPSYAAAVVRRILDISYSLENCPLEAKKCAEFSDDTIREKSAYAYRLIYQIQGAVVIIAAIVHSKHFLD, via the coding sequence ATGGCTGATCGAGTGAATTATCGCCTTGTCTGGTCGCCCAAAGCAATTGAAGACGTAGATGCGATCGCATCTTATATTAGTCGAGATTCCCCGTCCTACGCGGCGGCCGTCGTGCGTCGAATTCTTGATATAAGCTATTCTTTAGAAAATTGTCCCCTAGAAGCGAAAAAATGCGCCGAATTTAGCGATGATACCATCCGAGAAAAGTCTGCCTATGCCTACCGTCTGATCTATCAAATTCAAGGGGCGGTAGTTATTATAGCGGCGATCGTCCATAGTAAGCATTTCTTGGATTGA
- a CDS encoding Mur ligase family protein, which produces MQLFDRIRLGIAVAVAKTVTAVVKGLRLGAASVLPGEIARRLHPRLLPLLCGQVRRGVILVVGTNGKTTTSLLLRTILERQGAKVTHNTTGANLINGLITALLADANLFGTLKADYAILEVDENILPLVLKDCRPRAILALNLFRDQLDRYGEVDTISRRWQGAISPLPTDTLVILNADDPTLSHLGQQLPQRVVYFGLSEPELYLEEIPHAVDSIYCPKCGASLDYRGVYLSHLGDFSCPSCGFKKSNPAFHSHDWPQILIGVYNKYNTLAAGLVAQELGIKDREIFETVQGFKAAFGRAEELEIEGKKVRILLSKNPVGMNETIRAVADILQKEKSSTTLLVLNDRIPDGTDVSWIWDVDTEKLTRLGTTLVVTGDRLYDMALRLQYSQDSLAYPVNLIVESDLKKAIQIALNNTKNEETLHILPTYSAMLEVREILTGRKIL; this is translated from the coding sequence ATGCAATTGTTTGATCGCATCCGTTTAGGGATAGCCGTAGCGGTGGCTAAAACCGTTACTGCTGTGGTTAAAGGACTCCGTTTAGGGGCTGCCAGCGTCTTGCCGGGGGAAATTGCCCGTCGTCTCCATCCCCGTTTGTTACCCCTACTTTGTGGGCAAGTCCGACGGGGGGTAATCTTGGTGGTTGGCACGAATGGAAAAACTACCACTTCCCTACTGCTAAGAACTATTCTAGAGCGTCAAGGGGCAAAAGTTACCCATAATACCACCGGGGCGAATTTAATTAATGGTTTAATCACTGCTTTATTAGCCGATGCTAATTTATTCGGCACTTTAAAGGCTGATTATGCCATTTTAGAAGTGGATGAAAATATTCTCCCTTTGGTTTTAAAAGATTGTCGTCCTCGCGCTATTTTAGCTCTAAATTTGTTTCGCGATCAACTCGATCGCTATGGGGAAGTGGATACGATTAGTCGCCGTTGGCAAGGGGCCATATCTCCCCTACCCACCGATACTTTAGTGATTCTCAATGCTGATGATCCGACCCTTTCCCATTTGGGTCAACAACTGCCCCAAAGAGTTGTATATTTTGGCTTAAGTGAGCCAGAATTATATCTGGAAGAAATTCCCCACGCTGTCGATTCTATTTACTGTCCTAAGTGTGGCGCTTCTTTGGATTATCGCGGGGTTTATCTCTCCCATTTAGGGGATTTTAGTTGTCCTAGTTGTGGCTTTAAAAAGAGTAATCCTGCTTTTCATAGTCACGATTGGCCGCAGATTTTAATCGGTGTTTATAATAAATATAATACTTTAGCAGCGGGTTTAGTAGCCCAGGAATTGGGGATTAAAGATCGAGAAATTTTTGAGACAGTTCAGGGTTTTAAAGCGGCTTTTGGTCGAGCGGAAGAATTAGAAATTGAGGGTAAAAAAGTTAGAATTTTACTATCTAAAAATCCTGTGGGTATGAATGAAACAATTCGCGCAGTGGCTGATATTTTACAGAAAGAAAAGTCCTCGACTACTCTCTTAGTTCTCAATGATCGCATCCCCGACGGGACGGATGTTTCTTGGATTTGGGATGTGGATACGGAAAAATTAACCCGTTTGGGAACAACTTTAGTAGTAACGGGCGATCGACTTTATGATATGGCTTTACGCTTACAATATAGTCAGGATAGTCTCGCTTATCCAGTTAATTTAATTGTTGAATCCGATCTAAAAAAAGCGATCCAAATTGCCCTTAATAACACCAAAAATGAGGAAACTTTACATATTTTACCCACCTATTCTGCTATGTTGGAAGTACGAGAGATTCTCACGGGTCGAAAGATTTTGTAG
- the hpsU gene encoding hormogonium polysaccharide biosynthesis acetyltransferase HpsU: MSPEIRTDEEAWLDLRTYDQSWFDRGRSNPIILLWWLVQGILFPLSLHQMDSFRCAVLRLFGAKIGLGVKIRPTVRVTYPWKVAIGDYTWIGDDVVIYSLDNVTIGSHCVISQKCYLCTGSHDPGDRSFGLKTTPILIGNGTWIAADCFLAPGVKIGSNVVIGARSSVFADIPAQKVAWGSPCRPQYDRKMNSYSS, translated from the coding sequence ATGTCCCCAGAAATCCGCACCGATGAGGAAGCGTGGCTAGATCTGCGTACCTACGATCAATCTTGGTTCGATCGCGGTCGTTCTAATCCAATTATCCTACTTTGGTGGTTAGTACAGGGAATTCTTTTTCCCCTCAGTTTGCATCAGATGGATAGCTTTCGCTGCGCTGTTTTGCGGCTATTTGGGGCTAAAATCGGCCTTGGGGTGAAAATTCGCCCGACGGTAAGGGTGACTTATCCCTGGAAAGTGGCGATCGGCGATTATACTTGGATTGGCGATGATGTGGTGATTTATAGTTTAGATAATGTTACCATCGGCAGTCATTGTGTGATTTCTCAAAAATGCTATCTTTGCACTGGCAGTCACGATCCCGGCGATCGCTCTTTTGGTTTAAAAACCACTCCCATCCTCATCGGTAATGGTACATGGATCGCGGCCGATTGTTTTTTGGCTCCGGGGGTAAAAATTGGCTCTAATGTTGTTATTGGGGCAAGAAGCAGCGTATTTGCCGATATTCCCGCTCAAAAGGTCGCTTGGGGTAGTCCCTGTCGTCCTCAATACGATAGAAAGATGAATTCTTATAGTAGTTAA
- a CDS encoding NADH-quinone oxidoreductase subunit J, which produces MNLAEGVQIVSFGILAALVIGTALGVVLLSNIVYSAFLLGGVFISISGLYLLLNADFVAAAQILIYVGAINVLILFAIMLVNKQEDFSDIPKRWIRQASTALVCVGLFVLLSTMVLITPWSISTTSPAVVTNTLVEIGKHFFSDFLLPFELASVLLLMAMVGAIILARRDLIPTLKAEEPTATALTLPERPRELTAPK; this is translated from the coding sequence GTGAATTTAGCCGAGGGCGTTCAAATAGTATCTTTTGGCATTTTAGCAGCCCTAGTAATCGGGACAGCTTTAGGCGTGGTACTATTATCTAATATCGTTTATTCCGCCTTTTTATTGGGCGGTGTTTTTATCAGCATTTCGGGTTTATATCTCTTACTAAATGCTGACTTTGTAGCGGCGGCACAAATTCTAATTTATGTGGGTGCGATTAACGTTTTAATTCTCTTTGCTATTATGCTTGTTAACAAGCAAGAGGACTTTTCTGATATTCCTAAACGTTGGATTCGTCAGGCATCTACTGCTTTAGTTTGTGTGGGTTTATTTGTACTGTTATCGACCATGGTTTTAATCACACCTTGGTCAATTTCTACCACTTCTCCCGCCGTTGTGACTAATACTTTAGTAGAAATCGGTAAGCATTTCTTTAGTGATTTCTTGCTACCCTTTGAATTAGCTTCTGTGCTGTTATTAATGGCGATGGTCGGAGCAATTATTTTAGCTCGTCGTGACCTTATCCCTACCCTAAAAGCTGAAGAACCTACGGCCACAGCCTTAACATTACCCGAACGACCTAGAGAATTAACCGCCCCTAAATAA
- a CDS encoding HhoA/HhoB/HtrA family serine endopeptidase: MGLLTRLGISLGLLALGGAVGVLGNQYLSRKAPLEVNTPPAIVPASLSLPVIPQNDDNVNFIAQAVQKVGPAVVRIDSAREVADQIPEEFKQPFFRRFFGDQVPIPKEHWERGTGSGFIISTEGLLLTNAHVVDGTTQVKVTLKNGQTYQGKVLGVDNMTDVALVKIEAKNLPTVTFGKAETLTPGEWAIAIGNPLGLDNTVTVGIISALGRTSSEVGVPDKRVRFIQTDAAINPGNSGGPLLNAKGEVIGINTAIRADAQGLGFAIPIETAQKVAGQLSSKGKAEHPYIGIQMVTLTPELRQQLNETKELNFNIDQNEGVIVLRVVENSPAQKAGMQAGDIIETVAGNPVKTASDVQQGVETSAIGGNLEIEINRRGKQQTLTVQPGVFPSKTSE; the protein is encoded by the coding sequence ATGGGTTTATTGACAAGATTGGGGATTTCACTGGGATTACTCGCCCTAGGCGGTGCTGTGGGTGTGCTAGGAAATCAGTATTTAAGCAGAAAAGCGCCCCTAGAGGTAAATACACCGCCGGCAATCGTCCCCGCTTCCCTCTCTCTCCCTGTTATTCCCCAAAACGACGACAATGTTAATTTTATCGCCCAGGCCGTGCAGAAAGTTGGGCCGGCGGTGGTGCGGATTGACTCGGCCCGGGAAGTGGCCGACCAAATTCCCGAAGAATTTAAACAGCCCTTTTTTCGGCGCTTTTTTGGTGATCAAGTGCCGATTCCCAAGGAGCATTGGGAACGGGGAACCGGTTCTGGATTTATAATTAGTACAGAAGGACTACTTTTGACTAATGCCCATGTGGTGGACGGGACAACCCAAGTAAAAGTGACTTTGAAAAACGGTCAAACCTATCAGGGTAAAGTTCTGGGGGTTGACAATATGACCGATGTGGCCCTGGTGAAAATTGAGGCGAAAAATTTACCGACGGTGACTTTTGGCAAGGCCGAAACTTTAACCCCCGGGGAGTGGGCGATCGCTATTGGCAATCCCCTAGGCTTAGATAATACGGTGACAGTGGGCATTATTAGCGCCTTGGGCCGGACTAGCAGCGAAGTGGGGGTTCCCGATAAACGGGTTCGTTTTATCCAAACCGATGCCGCTATTAACCCCGGCAATTCCGGCGGCCCGTTGCTGAACGCCAAGGGGGAAGTTATCGGCATTAATACGGCAATTCGGGCCGATGCCCAGGGTTTAGGGTTTGCCATTCCCATCGAAACCGCCCAAAAAGTGGCGGGACAGCTATCTAGTAAGGGTAAAGCGGAACATCCCTACATTGGTATCCAGATGGTGACGCTAACCCCAGAATTACGGCAGCAATTGAACGAAACTAAAGAATTAAACTTTAATATTGACCAAAATGAAGGGGTAATCGTCCTGCGAGTGGTGGAAAATTCCCCCGCCCAAAAAGCCGGAATGCAAGCGGGTGATATCATCGAAACTGTGGCAGGAAATCCCGTTAAAACCGCTTCGGATGTGCAGCAAGGTGTAGAAACCAGTGCGATCGGTGGTAATCTGGAAATCGAGATTAACCGCAGGGGTAAACAACAAACTCTCACCGTTCAACCGGGGGTTTTTCCTAGCAAAACTAGCGAGTGA
- a CDS encoding transposase family protein, with protein MPKNLIYYLEKIPDFREPRGCRHRLSVVLLITILAIMSGELGYQAMSRFLERHRRNLSFVTRSAHIPYPLYISD; from the coding sequence ATGCCTAAAAATCTAATTTATTATCTGGAGAAAATTCCTGACTTCCGAGAGCCGAGAGGATGCCGTCACCGATTGTCAGTTGTCTTGCTTATTACCATCCTGGCCATCATGAGTGGAGAACTGGGCTATCAAGCAATGTCTCGTTTTTTAGAACGCCATCGTCGTAACTTGTCTTTTGTTACTCGGTCTGCCCATATCCCGTATCCCCTCTACATCAGTGATTAG
- a CDS encoding GTP-binding protein yields MTSDPSLDRAWNTEDLEQALRGVGTIQEELNYNQARNSLSKLVERLDLTSIEKIGLEAEIDRLVALLEKLDRSLIQIAAFGLVGRGKSSILNALVGQEIFTTGPLHGVTRTIEGVNWQLSSDDTFPNLARLTLNGQGNAQVQLLDTPGIDEVDGQTREILACQVAQQVDLILFIISGDMTKVEFSALAKLREAGKPMILVFNKIDQYPEVDRLAIYEKIASERVKELLSPDEIVMVAASPLLAETVKGQDGRLKTQRFRGKPQIEALKLKILEILEREGKSLVALNSMLYADEVNEQIVARKMAIRDHGANQLIQKAVMIKASAIALNPVTVLDLFTGAVIDLAMILALSRLYGIDLTRQGAIALLQKIALNMGGISASEFLAVLGLSSLKGLLGLSIPATGGISLLPYTSIALTQAGVAGVSCYAIGQVTKTYLANGATWGPDGPKAVVASILDSLDETSILNRIKRELGSKLGGGGLFSVAKGTA; encoded by the coding sequence ATGACCTCTGACCCGTCCCTCGATCGAGCTTGGAATACCGAAGACCTAGAACAAGCGCTTCGAGGTGTCGGCACTATTCAAGAAGAACTCAACTATAATCAGGCACGCAATTCTCTGAGCAAACTTGTTGAGCGTCTGGATCTTACCTCGATCGAGAAAATTGGTCTAGAAGCGGAGATCGATCGCCTGGTGGCCCTGCTAGAAAAACTCGATCGATCCCTGATTCAAATTGCCGCTTTTGGCCTGGTGGGCCGGGGAAAATCCTCGATTTTAAATGCTCTGGTCGGTCAAGAAATCTTTACAACCGGTCCTTTACACGGAGTTACCCGCACCATTGAAGGGGTAAATTGGCAGTTAAGCAGCGATGATACTTTCCCCAATCTAGCGCGTCTGACCCTGAACGGCCAGGGTAATGCTCAGGTGCAATTGCTTGATACTCCCGGTATTGATGAGGTAGATGGGCAAACGAGGGAAATTCTCGCCTGTCAGGTGGCGCAGCAGGTGGATTTAATCCTTTTTATCATCTCTGGTGATATGACCAAAGTGGAATTTTCCGCCCTGGCCAAGTTGCGGGAAGCAGGAAAACCGATGATTTTGGTCTTTAATAAAATCGATCAGTATCCAGAAGTCGATCGCCTCGCTATCTATGAGAAAATCGCCTCAGAACGGGTCAAAGAATTACTCTCCCCCGATGAGATTGTTATGGTGGCGGCCTCTCCCCTCTTGGCGGAGACCGTCAAGGGGCAGGATGGGCGGCTAAAAACGCAACGATTTCGGGGAAAACCCCAGATAGAAGCCCTGAAACTCAAAATTTTAGAAATTCTAGAGCGAGAGGGTAAATCGCTGGTAGCACTCAATTCTATGCTGTATGCGGACGAGGTAAACGAGCAAATTGTCGCCCGCAAAATGGCTATCCGCGATCACGGCGCTAATCAATTGATTCAAAAAGCAGTGATGATCAAAGCATCGGCGATCGCTCTTAATCCGGTGACGGTGTTGGATCTGTTTACGGGGGCAGTTATCGATCTGGCCATGATTCTCGCTCTTTCTCGCTTATACGGCATCGATTTAACTCGTCAGGGGGCGATCGCTCTTTTACAAAAAATTGCCCTCAATATGGGGGGTATTAGTGCCAGCGAATTTTTAGCGGTTTTGGGCTTAAGTTCCCTCAAAGGACTGCTTGGCCTCTCGATTCCTGCCACTGGCGGCATTTCTCTCCTTCCCTATACTTCGATCGCCCTGACTCAAGCGGGAGTTGCCGGTGTATCCTGTTACGCGATCGGCCAAGTGACGAAAACCTATCTCGCTAATGGGGCCACTTGGGGACCCGATGGCCCGAAGGCAGTGGTGGCCAGTATTCTCGATTCCCTCGATGAAACCTCGATTCTCAACCGGATTAAGCGGGAATTAGGCTCAAAATTGGGGGGTGGGGGACTTTTCAGTGTTGCCAAAGGCACGGCGTAG
- a CDS encoding Crp/Fnr family transcriptional regulator: protein MSSSVPSSDFIPLIGQETEIFNWAKSHYRNHTFAKDERVATRPGLLYFVESGAIRILGKAQVNVIDQKSCRQLPMADSEEVFLGFVGAGQPFEIVSQFPFQLQAQAHLDGTELVWLYWEDLEQWPQLRSAVMETFRHQYQRKLFWLSILGQKRSLDRLMGFLVLLLEEYGQPCLEGYYLPYTLTHAQIASAIGTTRVTVTRLIGKLRQQNSIFFKQDNLIGLPSLFLSQN from the coding sequence ATGTCTTCTTCGGTTCCTTCGTCGGATTTTATACCCTTAATCGGTCAAGAAACAGAAATCTTTAACTGGGCAAAATCCCATTATCGTAACCATACCTTTGCCAAAGATGAAAGAGTCGCCACGCGCCCCGGGCTGTTATACTTTGTGGAATCTGGGGCGATTCGTATTCTTGGTAAGGCACAAGTTAACGTTATCGACCAAAAATCCTGCCGTCAACTACCTATGGCCGACAGTGAGGAAGTATTTCTCGGTTTTGTGGGTGCAGGTCAACCTTTTGAGATTGTTTCTCAATTTCCCTTTCAATTACAAGCCCAAGCTCATCTAGACGGGACCGAGTTAGTCTGGTTATACTGGGAAGACCTAGAACAATGGCCGCAATTGCGATCGGCTGTTATGGAAACTTTTCGCCATCAATACCAGCGTAAGTTATTTTGGTTGAGTATTCTCGGTCAAAAACGCTCCCTCGATCGATTAATGGGGTTCTTAGTTCTATTATTGGAAGAATACGGTCAACCCTGTCTGGAAGGCTATTATCTCCCCTATACCCTAACTCACGCTCAAATTGCCAGCGCCATCGGCACTACCAGAGTAACAGTAACAAGATTAATCGGTAAATTGCGACAACAAAATTCGATCTTTTTTAAGCAGGATAATCTTATCGGATTGCCCAGTTTATTTTTGAGTCAGAATTAA
- a CDS encoding type 1 glutamine amidotransferase, whose product MQELELKIGWLYPTLMSTYGDRGNVITIQRRCQWRDIPVTIIPLDAQTEADTFYQVDIIVGGGAQDRQQEIVMRDLQGKKAAAMKEQLSAGIPGVFTCGSPQLLGHYYEPAFGQRIEGLGLLDLVSKHPGPNAKRCIGNVVFEITASPLAEEIKAMTGEKPLVIGFENHGGRTYLQTVSPLGKVITGYGNNGEDGYEGAFYHNAIATYAHGPLLPKNPFLADWLIQKALEQKYQKPIFLTKLDDSLALKARFAMFERLELTSVTNKA is encoded by the coding sequence ATGCAAGAACTAGAACTAAAAATCGGCTGGTTATATCCGACCTTAATGAGTACCTACGGCGATCGAGGTAATGTTATTACTATCCAAAGAAGATGTCAATGGCGTGATATTCCTGTGACAATTATTCCCCTAGATGCTCAAACAGAAGCCGATACATTTTATCAAGTAGATATAATTGTTGGGGGTGGAGCGCAGGATCGGCAACAGGAGATCGTTATGCGGGATTTACAGGGGAAAAAAGCGGCGGCGATGAAAGAACAATTATCGGCAGGAATACCGGGGGTTTTTACCTGTGGTTCCCCACAATTATTAGGACATTATTACGAACCAGCTTTCGGTCAAAGAATCGAAGGATTAGGATTATTAGACCTAGTAAGTAAACATCCCGGCCCCAATGCAAAACGCTGTATCGGTAACGTGGTTTTTGAAATTACGGCCTCTCCCTTAGCGGAGGAAATTAAAGCTATGACTGGGGAAAAACCGCTAGTAATTGGCTTTGAAAATCACGGGGGTCGTACCTATTTACAGACCGTTTCTCCCTTGGGAAAGGTGATTACCGGTTACGGAAATAACGGAGAGGACGGTTATGAAGGAGCATTTTACCACAATGCGATCGCTACCTATGCCCATGGTCCCTTACTACCCAAAAATCCCTTTTTAGCTGATTGGTTAATCCAAAAAGCTTTAGAACAAAAGTATCAAAAACCGATTTTTTTAACAAAACTTGATGATTCTCTGGCCCTGAAGGCAAGATTTGCCATGTTTGAACGACTAGAACTAACCAGTGTGACCAATAAAGCCTAA
- the nuoK gene encoding NADH-quinone oxidoreductase subunit NuoK codes for MQLEYYLLLAAALFCIGIYGLVTSRNAVRVLMSIELMLNSVNINLMGFSNYLDPANIRGQIFTIFVITVAAAEAAVGLAIILTIYRNRDTIDMEQFNLLKW; via the coding sequence ATTCAGTTAGAGTATTATTTGTTATTAGCGGCGGCTTTATTTTGTATCGGAATTTACGGTTTAGTCACCAGTCGCAATGCCGTCCGGGTTTTAATGTCGATCGAATTGATGCTCAATTCTGTTAACATTAACTTAATGGGTTTTTCCAACTATCTTGACCCCGCTAATATCCGAGGCCAAATTTTTACTATTTTCGTGATTACCGTAGCGGCAGCCGAGGCAGCCGTGGGTTTAGCGATTATCCTGACTATCTATCGTAACCGCGACACCATCGATATGGAACAGTTTAACCTGCTCAAATGGTAA
- the ndhI gene encoding NAD(P)H-quinone oxidoreductase subunit I, which translates to MFNILKQVSDYAKGSIQAAKYIGEGLSVTFDHMRRRPITVQYPYEKLIPSERYRGRIHFEFDKCIACEVCVRVCPINLPVVDWTFNKEIKKKELKHYSIDFGVCIFCGNCVEYCPTNCLSMTEEYELATYDRHELNYDNVALGRLPYKVTQDPMVTPLRELGYLPKGVIEPHDLPAGSQRAGKRPEEITD; encoded by the coding sequence ATGTTTAACATCCTCAAACAAGTCAGCGATTACGCCAAAGGTAGCATTCAAGCGGCGAAATACATCGGCGAAGGTTTATCCGTTACCTTCGACCATATGCGTCGTCGTCCGATTACCGTTCAGTATCCCTACGAAAAGTTAATTCCCTCGGAACGTTATCGGGGTAGAATTCACTTTGAGTTCGATAAATGTATCGCCTGTGAAGTTTGTGTGCGAGTTTGTCCGATTAATTTACCAGTAGTGGATTGGACTTTTAACAAGGAAATTAAAAAGAAAGAACTCAAACACTACAGTATCGATTTTGGGGTCTGTATTTTCTGCGGTAATTGTGTAGAGTACTGTCCGACTAATTGCCTATCGATGACCGAAGAATACGAACTAGCGACCTATGATCGTCATGAATTAAACTATGATAACGTCGCCCTAGGCCGTTTACCCTACAAAGTCACCCAAGACCCGATGGTAACACCTCTGAGGGAATTAGGTTATCTGCCTAAAGGTGTCATCGAACCCCACGATTTACCCGCCGGTAGTCAACGCGCCGGTAAACGTCCGGAAGAAATTACTGATTAA
- the lptC gene encoding LPS export ABC transporter periplasmic protein LptC, whose amino-acid sequence MRQRLQLKLSIGRGAALLIGLLGLTACQPPDPPKISPTESPKIEETGRLILNNATLEQANPSGQPLWKIQVKKATYTQDQKIARLENIKGNIYQEGKVVLQVSADRGEVYKEGQEILLKDNIVAVDPRNKAIINAPELRWLPKEGILISPKGIKGSHLQLEAKARQGRYDTRQEKLELQGQVVATAKESRVVLQTERLYWEIPQQVISTDQKVAFDRYINKTIIDRLTAIGGRWERKNNQVILQENLEYRSLEPPLQISGSQAIWNYQNRTLTSDRPTEIFQYQDQITITGNRVVVELGNRIAYLKDGVKGINQKTGAQLYSQILTWKMSEKIVEAEGNIIYEQQEPKFNLTGDKAIGTLEDNNIVVTSSSPDRVVTEIYPR is encoded by the coding sequence TTGAGGCAGCGGTTACAATTAAAATTATCAATTGGGCGCGGGGCTGCCCTTCTAATCGGTTTGCTGGGATTAACAGCCTGTCAACCTCCCGATCCGCCGAAAATTTCGCCGACAGAATCGCCTAAAATTGAAGAAACTGGCCGCTTAATTCTCAATAATGCCACCTTAGAACAGGCTAACCCCTCCGGACAACCCCTCTGGAAAATTCAGGTCAAAAAAGCTACCTACACCCAAGACCAAAAAATCGCCCGTCTGGAAAATATCAAGGGTAATATCTATCAAGAGGGGAAAGTAGTTTTACAGGTTAGTGCTGACCGAGGGGAAGTCTATAAGGAAGGCCAGGAAATTCTCCTCAAAGATAATATTGTGGCTGTGGATCCCCGCAATAAAGCCATTATTAACGCGCCTGAATTGCGTTGGCTACCCAAGGAAGGTATTTTAATCTCCCCCAAAGGGATCAAAGGTAGTCATCTACAACTAGAAGCCAAGGCCCGCCAAGGACGCTACGACACGCGCCAAGAAAAACTAGAATTACAAGGTCAAGTGGTGGCTACCGCCAAGGAATCTCGTGTCGTCCTGCAAACCGAGCGCCTGTACTGGGAAATTCCTCAACAAGTCATTAGTACCGATCAAAAAGTCGCTTTTGATCGCTATATTAATAAAACTATTATCGATCGCCTGACTGCTATCGGCGGTCGTTGGGAAAGAAAAAATAATCAGGTTATCCTGCAAGAAAACCTCGAATATCGCTCTTTAGAACCACCTTTACAGATTTCTGGTTCTCAGGCAATTTGGAACTATCAAAATCGTACCCTAACTTCCGATCGCCCCACGGAAATTTTTCAATATCAAGATCAAATCACTATTACTGGTAATCGTGTGGTGGTGGAATTAGGCAATCGTATCGCTTATCTCAAGGATGGGGTTAAGGGAATTAATCAGAAAACTGGGGCGCAATTGTATAGTCAGATCTTAACTTGGAAAATGTCGGAAAAAATTGTCGAGGCCGAGGGGAATATTATCTATGAACAACAGGAACCAAAATTTAATCTCACCGGCGATAAAGCGATCGGCACTTTAGAAGATAATAACATTGTTGTTACCAGTAGCTCCCCCGATCGAGTTGTCACCGAGATTTATCCTCGTTAA